The segment CACCCTGGACCGCTgtctggagtggggtgggggcttACCTGGGGACTCTGGGTAGGTGGTGTCAGGGGAGTTGAATTCTTGGATACACCTACTTGTTGGTTTGGCAAATCCCCCCTTCCCCACACACACTTGGGTCCAAGAGCCAGTGTAGATGTTAATATTAAGTATAGGTCAGGAGGACTGGTTTAGTGTCCGTGTTCAGAGCACTTGCCCCCCCCTTCTGGTTGTTGCTCGTTGCACCCAACACTGCTTGTGTTTCCTTCTCAGCTGACGACAAGGCCAACACACGGCTCCTTCTGGGCATGTGTCTGGACACCTACGCGCGCTACCTGCTCTTCTCCCAGCAGCCATCTCAGGCACAGAGGATGTATGAAAAAGCTCTGCGGATTTCTGAGGAAATACTTGGAGAAAGACACCCACAGGTAAGGGGGGCAGCTAAAAACAGCAGGCGTCTAAGACAAAGGTTTCAGAATCCAGAATAGGAAATGCGGACAGACCCTCAGGAGAGAGGGCCCTGTTGCATCCACTCCCCCCGCCCTCCGTTTAAGGAAGGGTTCGAGGCTGCCAGGGAGGTACTGGATCTGCCCAGAGGTCTCCATGTGCACTGGTTTGCCATAGGATGGGTCACATCCTGTCACTACTTTTTGCTATGTTTATTTGCTGCTGCTTTTTTGACAAATTAATAAGTAATATTCATCCTGCTACCTAGTTTCCAGGTTTGTATCAATTTCCAGAGGGTCAGATTGCTGCTGTGCAATGTGAATGATAAATGCACCTGACTTACAGAGGCGGACACCTGACCCCCAAGGGGTGCCGCTAGAAAAGACAGCCCTTCAGGGCATCAACAGAACACCAGACACTAGGGCTATGGAAAGTAaagagttgctcagtcacatctgactctttgcaaaccccatggacaagtctatggaattcttcagtccagaatactagagtgggatgccaggatgccaattcccttctccaggggatcttcccacccagggattgaacccaggtctcctgaactgcaggtggattctttaccagctgagccaccagggaagcccaagaatactggcgtgggtagctgttgttttctccagcgaatcttcatTTGCAAGCAGCAGCTGTTTTCTCCCGTGTAGACCATCGTGCTGCTGAATGACCTGGCTACTACCCTGGACACACAGGGCCGCACTGACGAGGCCTGTGTTCACGCACAGAGGGCATCAGACCTGGCGAGGCAGGTGGAACACCCTGAACTGCATGTGCTGCTCAGCAATCTGGCTGCAGTCCTGACGCACAGAGGTGCGGGGTGCCCATCAGTGGGTCGGGAACTTGGGTGGTGGGCTGAGAGGGTGGGCAGTGAGGCCATGGTCCCTTGTTTCTGGAGTGCTCTGCAGGCTCCTTGTTGGCATGTGGACAGCTCGATGTATCCTCACGAAGCTCTGCCCTCTGCTCAGAAACCTGCAGGGACAGATCCCTTACCCGAACCTCTATCAGGGAAGGGCTCCCTGAGGTCCGGGTGTCCCATGGTCATAGCTTGTCTCACACCAGGTCTCACACCGTGAACTAGAGCTGTCCCATCGCACGTGCTTTCTCTTGAGAACATTTCAGAATCACGATGAAACAtgcattttctcccttctctcgGGCTGTTCCAGAACTGTACGCACAAGCAGAAGAGACCTATAGGGAAGCACTGAGGCAAGCGGAGCTGAAGAGAGACGAGGCTTCTGTGCAGCACATCAGGGAAGAGCTGGCCGAGCTGGCAAGAAAAAGCAGACCTTTGTCATGACTACTGATACCTCTGTTCCAGTCCTGGCAGCTCCCAATCAGTGGCTTAAATCCTCTCTCCGTAACATGCACGTCCCCTCAACTAAGCCTCGGTGGAGGACAAGCTGTGCTGTTTGTTTTGGacaccccccaccctccctcccctgaCTGTTTCTAAGGACCGTTGTCAGGCGGTACTCTGTTTTAATGGATGGTTGGGGAGGTGCTGAACCGTGCCTGGATAAGAGGGGCCAGTGTTCATCTGGGGTGGTGGCATCTCTACTATTAGGTTTTGGTTCATTGATTTGCTGCTATGTCTTATTTTATCAAGACCTGGCAGAACAGAGCTACCAATCTCATGATGGTGAGTTGCTTTCTCTTATTCTCGATATCATGATGACCACTGTGGGATTTAATGCATAAAAAAGTAGTATCTTGGTTGCTACAAAGCATTAGACGTGAAGCATTAAAGTGGGAATCGGGCACTTGGAAGTAGTAGCGTGCCCTTTATTTAGATTATACATAAAAGTTGACTGCGTGTTTTTGTATGTATCTGGTTGTAGACCACtgtgaaaaaaggaagaaaaggaatggCAATTCCTACGGTCCCTCCCCTCTGGACCAAGTCACAGGGCAGAGCTGTCTGAGGGCTGCCAAGTCCCCTGACTCAGAGGGGAACCCTGGGGGTATTGTACTGACAGTAATGGGGCCATAGAGGAAGCACTGCCTGGACCCCAGCCCTAGCTCTCAGTCTGAGTTTCTTCTCAGTCTCCCCGTGGGGGTCTTTGGACTCTTTCAGCCCTGGGAGAAGGTCAGTGTGGCCTAACCTGGATGGTGTGTCGAGAGCGTTGTCCCTGCCTTGGGGCAGCCCTGCAGTCCCTCTggtgtgggggcggggaggaTGAACTAGTGCCTTTGGCTCCTGTGTACACGAGGAGGATCCATTCCTAATAAACCAGGAGACGCCACAGCAGTATTGTATGTATTCAATACTGAAGTTTTTTGAGTTTCTCATAAAAAGTCATTGACTctttagaattaaaaatacaGGAATTAGGCTCAAATCAGAATCTTCTATTAGAATAATCTTCTATTTTGCTGATGTAAGCATCTTCTCATTGTCTCACCAGGTTAATTCCTTTAATCAAGTTTCAGTGCAACCTGGTTGTAACTACTCACCTTCAGCATCTAGTGTGCGTTTACCTTTTCACAGTTGCATGAGTTGCTGAAAGGGAGGTATTCTTTGCTTCGCATGTTTTACCGAGGAATTTCTCCCCCTTAGTGACACGGTCGAGTTTGCAGAGAGCCTGTCTGTACGGTTCCCTGCACTGAGGCCCCAGAGCAAGGAGGACTAACCACCACTGACTGGGCTGAAGTCAGAGGCCAGCTGCCCAGGCAGCAGTGCCCTGACCACCCCACCCGAAGCTTATTTTGAGCTCACTTCCATGTGGGTGCAGCCACAGGCCTCAAGAGGTATTGGCTAGCATTCCTGTccttcttgcttttttaaaacatgGGCAAAATTCTGAACCTGCGTCCACACCTATTAAACAGGGACTAGATGCCAAGGGATGGGAGGGTCTCAGTCACTACAAAGGAGGCTTGAGGACTAATGTTGAAAAACTCAGGTCTAGTTTGGAGTCTGTAAAGTCCTAGGGTTTATCATCTTGAGAGATCTCTTTCCTTTCTAAACACCTCCCCAAACCATTAGCATCCATGCGCTGCAGAAGGATGCGCCAGTGCTATGCTTGAGTGTATGAAAAGAATTTAATGAAGATTAAGACTGGTCCTCCAGTACCAGTCTTTTAAATTGTTTGCTCCTTGAGATtcagtgaaatgaaaacatttgatgACAAACGCCCACAAGGAATCGAAGTGAAAGTATAAGCACGAGGCAGCATGCAGCGGAAGGGCCGTCTGCTTCTCCTAAGCCCAGGAGAGCCGAGACACACAGCCGAGAGGCTCCGTACCAGGTGTCACCTTCCAGCTCGGCCAGTGACACATCAGCTAACCTGAGACACCAAAGCCTTCAGTCACAATCATCTACTGTAGCTATGGACAGGTGGACAGGGCAGTCAGATTTATTTCCAAACCAAAAGCTTTGCTGCATCAAATGCAGGCAAATACCCAAGGTGGGGTTAATTACCAGTGTGCGTAACAGCAAGGTACGTACACCTCAAGCCTTTAAAATGTTAGAAACTGAACTAGAACAATATCCATGCAGTACTGTTTTCAGtgcttctaattttaaaaaaaagcctgCCCTGGAAATTTACAATATGGCAGAATTGTTTCTCCCTTAGACCCTAATACGTTAATGTACAGATTTTATGGCCGCGTCTGTTAAAAATCTAAACATCTCCACAAGATTTTAAACATCACCGGGAATCTGAGCTTAGGAGGAGACAAAATTGGATAAAAGTACAATGCCCGTGACAGCCAACACCATGGAACTGGGCTGTATGACGTTGTTTGGAAGGCAAGGGTTAAAAAGGTAGACaagagatttcttaaaaatcacCCCCAAGTTGATGTGCTGATTGAACATAAGTACACCAGATACTACAGCGCGGGGAACACTGCAAAAAAGGTCCTCTATTTACAGAGTGATTAGAGACATCATGGTTTCTTTACAAACAGATGTAAGAACAGGAATTATCCGCTTTTTAAAAACTCTACATGGCGACCCTCCACTATTACTATAATCCACGGAACTGCCTGTATCAAGGCAGAGTTCTCCAAACCTTATTTGACCCCAAAATGAATTTCCATCGTCTCTTTACCGTCCATGGTCCAGGCTCTCCAGAAAAGTCTCTGGGCATAAATCCTAGGCGGGCAGGCATCGGGCCTGCAGTTAGAAAGGAAGCCACCAGAAactggagccccccccccccccccccccaccctgggACCCCTGCCCACAGGTCAGTCGTCGCTGTCAGACAGTGTCTCGTACTGTGCGGACAGCAGCGGGGCCGGCTCCCGCTCCCAGATCCTGCTCGGCTGGTGTGGGGCAGCTGGGTTGGCCGAGGTGGGAGTGCAGGCGACGGGCGCGGGGGGCGTGCTGCTGAGCATCCGCATGGTCAGGGGGTTGTAGGGGAACTGTGTCGAGCCTGTGGAGAGAGGTGAGCACATCTGAGCGGGGCGTGGGGTCGGGGCAGAACAGACCTCCCTGCTGCGCCGTTCCCAAGCAACCAACCGTCCAGAAGGACACAAAGCCAGTGAGTACTCGAGGCTGGGCTGCTGCTGAATCCAAGTGGAACTCCTGGATTTTTGGCTCAAACTAAGACTCTGGTAACACAGGAGGAAGCAGGAAGTTTGGGGACAAGGGCCCAGCTGGTCAGGGGCAGACAGACCCAGGGACAGGCTTCAGAGGGGGACACACACAAGCCTCACAACAGCACCACACCTTCTGCCAATGCCTAGACCGTGTCATTGTCTCCAGGAAGCCACCTACAATCTAAGAAATGCTAAAACCAGAGCACACACCACAGCATCAAAGAGACAAGAAGAAAGAGTCATTGGCCTAGGAAGTTTTCAAACCAGTAAGCCCCCACTCTGCATGTGGTGGAATAAACTATAAAGTGATTAAGTGTATCttaaattatgttttataatACCAATAAGAAATTTGCATTGTGCCCTCCTTTAATTACAGATTTTTTCATTGCTCTATTTGTGGAGTTAATTCCTCTGAAAAGCACAGATGAAACTCTAAAATCCACAGCAACTATCccagttttactttaaaaaattgttcattTTCAAGATGACCGTTATAGTGGAAGTGTTCattactcagtcacgtccgactctgtgaccccatggactaatagcccaccagtctctgtccatggtattctccaggcaagaatactggcgtaggtaaccattcccttctccaagggacattcccgacccagagatcggaaaacctgagtttcctgcattgtaggcggattcttcacagtctgagccaccagggaagtccaccattATTATCATGGTTATTcgtaatttttaaaaggttacaaaatggggacttccctggtggaccagtggttaagaacctgcttccaatgcaggggactcaggtttgatccctggtcagggagtcaAGATGCCATAGGTCAACCAACTGTGTGCAGCCCAACTGCTGAGAGCAGGCAACAGCTAGACAGGCTGCTACACCGCAATAGGAAGCCCTGCACTGCAGCAATGAGAGAGGAGTCCAAGCACCACAAccaggacccagtgcagccaaagagaaACAAAGCTTATAAATAGTCATAAAAGGACAAACGTAAAAACAAAACTCTAGGATATTTTTAGTCTGTAAAGACAGTCTACAGAGGGGTGCCAGCTTTCTTCCGTGTTTGGCTTCAATTCCCATTAGCTCCTAAGAACTTTCTCCGAGGACATCTGTGCAGAAGGTGTGGGAGAGCTGAAGCCACAGGCCCCAGCCAAGCACCTGCGTCAGGTGCCGCTGCCGGCTCTCCACAGGTGCAAGGGGCCTGAGGGCAGCTGTGCTCACAGCTCTTCCTCTCTGCTGGTAATCAAATTtgcat is part of the Bubalus kerabau isolate K-KA32 ecotype Philippines breed swamp buffalo chromosome 4, PCC_UOA_SB_1v2, whole genome shotgun sequence genome and harbors:
- the TTC19 gene encoding tetratricopeptide repeat protein 19, mitochondrial isoform X4, which produces MKDEPEEAELILHDALHLAHKSHNTEAITYTYDLMANLAFIRGQLENAEKLFKATMSYLLGAGMQQEDNAIIEISLKLATIYAAQSRQELALAGYEFCISTLEEKIERERELSEDVLSADDKANTRLLLGMCLDTYARYLLFSQQPSQAQRMYEKALRISEEILGERHPQTIVLLNDLATTLDTQGRTDEACVHAQRASDLARQVEHPELHVLLSNLAAVLTHRELYAQAEETYREALRQAELKRDEASVQHIREELAELARKSRPLS